Proteins from a genomic interval of Polaribacter sejongensis:
- a CDS encoding Crp/Fnr family transcriptional regulator: MNELRKFIDNISPMTDSDWEFFSSKLQEVKLKKNSTLLQVGKVENYLYFISKGIIRLYIPRVESDLTFGFLFENEFVTGYDSFLSRMPSEYQIETLTESVLWRISKKDLEEVYERTNNGNIIGRKMAENMFLIKSKREISLLNKTAEERYLNLFIERPKLLQQIQLKHIASYIGVTPQALSRIRKRIN, from the coding sequence ATGAACGAACTCAGAAAGTTTATTGATAATATTTCTCCAATGACCGATTCTGACTGGGAGTTTTTCTCCTCTAAATTACAAGAAGTAAAACTTAAAAAAAACAGTACGCTATTACAAGTTGGTAAGGTTGAAAATTATTTATACTTTATTTCGAAAGGTATAATTCGACTCTATATTCCAAGAGTAGAATCTGATTTAACTTTTGGTTTCTTATTTGAAAATGAATTTGTTACTGGTTATGATTCCTTTTTATCACGAATGCCTTCAGAATACCAAATTGAAACATTAACCGAAAGTGTTTTATGGAGAATTTCTAAAAAAGACTTAGAAGAAGTCTATGAAAGAACAAACAATGGAAATATTATTGGTCGAAAAATGGCTGAAAATATGTTTTTAATAAAATCAAAGAGAGAAATTTCCTTACTAAACAAAACAGCGGAAGAACGGTACTTAAACTTATTCATTGAGCGTCCTAAATTATTACAACAAATTCAATTAAAACATATAGCCTCCTATATTGGTGTTACTCCACAAGCATTAAGTAGAATAAGAAAACGTATTAATTAA
- a CDS encoding DoxX family protein: MKPLIVLLLSFIISILVIKIIKKEYDFTLSARIAMSIMLVFTAVGHFVLTKGMSMMIPKFIPFKEIFIYLTGIFEILLAIGLLTPKLKTISGWTLIIFLLLMLPANIYASINNVNYQKGTFDGNGLVYLWFRIPLQILFIIWAYISTIRI, translated from the coding sequence ATGAAACCATTAATTGTACTTTTATTAAGCTTTATAATCTCCATTTTAGTAATTAAAATTATCAAAAAAGAATACGACTTTACCTTATCAGCAAGAATTGCGATGTCAATAATGCTTGTATTTACTGCTGTTGGACATTTTGTGCTTACAAAGGGAATGTCAATGATGATTCCTAAATTTATTCCTTTTAAAGAAATTTTTATTTACCTAACTGGAATTTTTGAAATTCTATTAGCAATAGGTTTATTAACTCCTAAACTAAAAACTATATCTGGATGGACACTTATAATTTTTCTTCTATTAATGCTACCTGCTAATATTTATGCTTCTATAAATAATGTAAATTACCAAAAAGGAACATTTGACGGAAATGGTCTTGTATATTTATGGTTTCGAATACCTTTACAAATACTATTTATTATTTGGGCTTATATTAGTACAATAAGAATATAA